A section of the Castanea sativa cultivar Marrone di Chiusa Pesio chromosome 12, ASM4071231v1 genome encodes:
- the LOC142618335 gene encoding G-type lectin S-receptor-like serine/threonine-protein kinase At5g24080 isoform X2, producing the protein MASSSSSSSSWILLCLCLASFGACMVASHVGLGSRLLASEDQTWVSDNGTFAFGFTPAEVRDQFELAIWFAELPGDRTIVWSANRNSPVTNNAILELDTTGNLVLIDGDTTVWMSNTSGASVEYAVMSESGNFILYSTPNYTVWQSFSHPTDTLLPNQPLTVSLELTTSNSASQGGYYTLNMLQQPNSLTLALTYNLPESFTNYSYWQAPDISNVTGDVVAVLDDAGSFGIVYGEFSDGAVYVYKNDNDIGGLSATSNMTTRSAVLRRLSLETNGNIRLYRWDDVNGSRQWVPEWAAVSNPCDIAGICGNGVCNLDRSETNASCSCFPGTSKIEGRSQCSENSLLIGKCDSQHKYSTSEFRISTVQQTNYYYSYFSVIANYNDIATVSKCGDACLSDCQCVASVYGLDDGTPYCWVLRSLDFGGFEDADSTLFVKVRSNGSNTPEGNSGGSLEGSKNAREKDLVIPIVLSMTVLIGLLCLLLYYNIHRRRALKRALESSLILSGAPLNFSYRELQTRTWNFSQLLGTGGFGNVYKGSLADGTLVAVKKLDRVLPHGEKEFITEVNTIGSMHHMNLVRLCGYCSEGSQRLLVYEFMKNGSLDKWIFPSYNCRDRLLDWPTRFHIAVATAQGIAYFHEQCRDRIIHCDIKPENILLDENFCPKVSDFGLAKLMGREHSHVVTMVRGTRGYLAPEWVSNRPITVKADVYSYGMLLLEIIGGRRNLDTSLNAEDFFFPGWAFKMTNGTPIKVADRRLQGAAEEEELVRALKVAFWCIQDEVSTRPSMGEVVKMLEGSIVHINMPPMPQTVLELIEEGLDQVYKAIKTQFNQFSSFTINSTINSHRSSQATCSYSTMSPR; encoded by the exons AAACTCTCCGGTCACCAACAACGCAATCTTGGAGCTCGACACCACCGGAAACCTTGTCCTCATTGATGGCGACACCACTGTCTGGATGTCCAACACTTCCGGTGCAAGTGTAGAATATGCAGTCATGTCAGAGTCTGGAAACTTCATCCTCTATAGCACGCCCAACTATACTGTATGGCAGAGTTTTTCACACCCAACTGACACTCTACTCCCAAATCAACCTCTCACAGTCTCATTAGAACTAACAACATCTAACTCAGCTTCACAAGGTGGCTATTACACTCTCAACATGCTTCAACAACCCAATTCACTAACCCTCGCTTTAACATACAATTTGCCTGAATCTTTCACCAATTATTCCTACTGGCAAGCACCTGATATATCAAATGTAACTGGGGATGTTGTAGCAGTCTTAGATGATGCTGGAAGCTTTGGAATTGTTTATGGGGAATTCTCGGATGGTGCTGTGTATGTGTACAAGAATGATAATGATATAGGTGGATTGTCAGCAACCTCAAATATGACAACAAGGTCAGCGGTTCTTCGAAGATTGTCACTCGAGACCAATGGAAATATACGTTTGTATAGATGGGATGATGTAAATGGCTCGCGCCAGTGGGTGCCAGAATGGGCTGCAGTTTCGAATCCATGTGATATTGCTGGAATTTGTGGCAATGGGGTATGTAATTTGGATAGAAGCGAGACCAATGCTTCTTGTTCATGTTTTCCGGGTACTTCTAAGATAGAAGGTCGTAGTCAGTGCTCGGAAAACTCCTTGTTGATTGGTAAATGTGATTCACAGCATAAATATTCAACATCCGAGTTTAGGATTTCAACGGTGCAGCAAACCAATTactattattcttatttttctgTAATAGCAAATTATAATGATATTGCCACTGTGTCAAAGTGTGGGGATGCTTGTTTATCGGATTGTCAGTGTGTTGCTTCTGTTTATGGGCTTGATGATGGGACGCCTTATTGTTGGGTGTTAAGGAGCTTGGACTTTGGTGGGTTTGAGGACGCTGACTCAACTCTCTTTGTGAAGGTTAGGTCTAATGGTTCAAACACACCAGAAGGCAATTCTGGGGGTTCTTTGGAAGggtccaagaatgcaagagagAAGGATTTGGTTATTCCAATTGTTCTCAGCATGACAGTGCTCATTGGGCTGCTTTGTTTGTTATTATACTATAACATTCATAGAAGAAGAGCTTTAAAGAGAGCATTGGAGAGCTCCTTGATCTTATCAGGTGCTCCATTGAATTTTAGCTACCGTGAGTTACAAACCCGGACATGGAATTTTAGTCAGTTGCTTGGAACAG GAGGATTTGGGAATGTATATAAGGGAAGCCTAGCAGATGGGACTTTGGTTGCAGTGAAGAAACTAGATAGGGTGTTGCCTCATGGAGAGAAGGAATTTATAACTGAGGTGAACACCATTGGCTCCATGCATCACATGAACTTGGTTCGACTCTGTGGATACTGCTCTGAGGGGTCACAACG GCTTCTAGTTTACGAGTTCATGAAAAATGGGTCCTTGGACAAATGGATCTTTCCTTCATATAATTGCAGAGACAGGCTACTAGATTGGCCAACTCGCTTCCATATAGCTGTGGCTACTGCTCAAGGAATTGCATATTTCCATGAGCAGTGCAGAGATCGAATAATACACTGTGACATAAAGccagaaaatattttgttagatGAGAATTTCTGTCCTAAAGTATCTGATTTTGGACTCGCTAAGTTAATGGGAAGAGAGCACTCACACGTTGTCACTATGGTCAGAGGAACTAGAGGCTATTTAGCTCCAGAGTGGGTTAGTAACCGCCCTATAACTGTAAAGGCTGATGTTTATAGCTATGGAATGCTTCTTTTAGAAATTATTGGGGGAAGGAGAAATCTTGACACATCTTTAAATGCTGAGGACTTCTTCTTCCCTGGATGGGCTTTTAAG ATGACCAACGGGACACCAATAAAAGTTGCAGATAGGCGACTACAAGGGGCAGCAGAAGAAGAGGAGCTTGTGCGAGCTCTGAAAGTTGCATTCTGGTGCATACAGGATGAGGTATCCACGAGACCTTCAATGGGGGAAGTGGTGAAGATGTTGGAAGGATCAATTGTTCACATCAACATGCCACCAATGCCACAGACGGTTCTGGAGTTGATTGAGGAAGGCCTGGATCAAGTATACAAAGCAATTAAGACACAGTTCAATCAGTTCAGCTCCTTCACGATCAATAGCACGATCAATAGCCATCGTTCATCTCAAGCAACATGTAGCTATTCCACAATGTCACCTAGATAG
- the LOC142618335 gene encoding G-type lectin S-receptor-like serine/threonine-protein kinase At5g24080 isoform X1, producing MASSSSSSSSWILLCLCLASFGACMVASHVGLGSRLLASEDQTWVSDNGTFAFGFTPAEVRDQFELAIWFAELPGDRTIVWSANRNSPVTNNAILELDTTGNLVLIDGDTTVWMSNTSGASVEYAVMSESGNFILYSTPNYTVWQSFSHPTDTLLPNQPLTVSLELTTSNSASQGGYYTLNMLQQPNSLTLALTYNLPESFTNYSYWQAPDISNVTGDVVAVLDDAGSFGIVYGEFSDGAVYVYKNDNDIGGLSATSNMTTRSAVLRRLSLETNGNIRLYRWDDVNGSRQWVPEWAAVSNPCDIAGICGNGVCNLDRSETNASCSCFPGTSKIEGRSQCSENSLLIGKCDSQHKYSTSEFRISTVQQTNYYYSYFSVIANYNDIATVSKCGDACLSDCQCVASVYGLDDGTPYCWVLRSLDFGGFEDADSTLFVKVRSNGSNTPEGNSGGSLEGSKNAREKDLVIPIVLSMTVLIGLLCLLLYYNIHRRRALKRALESSLILSGAPLNFSYRELQTRTWNFSQLLGTGGFGNVYKGSLADGTLVAVKKLDRVLPHGEKEFITEVNTIGSMHHMNLVRLCGYCSEGSQRLLVYEFMKNGSLDKWIFPSYNCRDRLLDWPTRFHIAVATAQGIAYFHEQCRDRIIHCDIKPENILLDENFCPKVSDFGLAKLMGREHSHVVTMVRGTRGYLAPEWVSNRPITVKADVYSYGMLLLEIIGGRRNLDTSLNAEDFFFPGWAFKEMTNGTPIKVADRRLQGAAEEEELVRALKVAFWCIQDEVSTRPSMGEVVKMLEGSIVHINMPPMPQTVLELIEEGLDQVYKAIKTQFNQFSSFTINSTINSHRSSQATCSYSTMSPR from the exons AAACTCTCCGGTCACCAACAACGCAATCTTGGAGCTCGACACCACCGGAAACCTTGTCCTCATTGATGGCGACACCACTGTCTGGATGTCCAACACTTCCGGTGCAAGTGTAGAATATGCAGTCATGTCAGAGTCTGGAAACTTCATCCTCTATAGCACGCCCAACTATACTGTATGGCAGAGTTTTTCACACCCAACTGACACTCTACTCCCAAATCAACCTCTCACAGTCTCATTAGAACTAACAACATCTAACTCAGCTTCACAAGGTGGCTATTACACTCTCAACATGCTTCAACAACCCAATTCACTAACCCTCGCTTTAACATACAATTTGCCTGAATCTTTCACCAATTATTCCTACTGGCAAGCACCTGATATATCAAATGTAACTGGGGATGTTGTAGCAGTCTTAGATGATGCTGGAAGCTTTGGAATTGTTTATGGGGAATTCTCGGATGGTGCTGTGTATGTGTACAAGAATGATAATGATATAGGTGGATTGTCAGCAACCTCAAATATGACAACAAGGTCAGCGGTTCTTCGAAGATTGTCACTCGAGACCAATGGAAATATACGTTTGTATAGATGGGATGATGTAAATGGCTCGCGCCAGTGGGTGCCAGAATGGGCTGCAGTTTCGAATCCATGTGATATTGCTGGAATTTGTGGCAATGGGGTATGTAATTTGGATAGAAGCGAGACCAATGCTTCTTGTTCATGTTTTCCGGGTACTTCTAAGATAGAAGGTCGTAGTCAGTGCTCGGAAAACTCCTTGTTGATTGGTAAATGTGATTCACAGCATAAATATTCAACATCCGAGTTTAGGATTTCAACGGTGCAGCAAACCAATTactattattcttatttttctgTAATAGCAAATTATAATGATATTGCCACTGTGTCAAAGTGTGGGGATGCTTGTTTATCGGATTGTCAGTGTGTTGCTTCTGTTTATGGGCTTGATGATGGGACGCCTTATTGTTGGGTGTTAAGGAGCTTGGACTTTGGTGGGTTTGAGGACGCTGACTCAACTCTCTTTGTGAAGGTTAGGTCTAATGGTTCAAACACACCAGAAGGCAATTCTGGGGGTTCTTTGGAAGggtccaagaatgcaagagagAAGGATTTGGTTATTCCAATTGTTCTCAGCATGACAGTGCTCATTGGGCTGCTTTGTTTGTTATTATACTATAACATTCATAGAAGAAGAGCTTTAAAGAGAGCATTGGAGAGCTCCTTGATCTTATCAGGTGCTCCATTGAATTTTAGCTACCGTGAGTTACAAACCCGGACATGGAATTTTAGTCAGTTGCTTGGAACAG GAGGATTTGGGAATGTATATAAGGGAAGCCTAGCAGATGGGACTTTGGTTGCAGTGAAGAAACTAGATAGGGTGTTGCCTCATGGAGAGAAGGAATTTATAACTGAGGTGAACACCATTGGCTCCATGCATCACATGAACTTGGTTCGACTCTGTGGATACTGCTCTGAGGGGTCACAACG GCTTCTAGTTTACGAGTTCATGAAAAATGGGTCCTTGGACAAATGGATCTTTCCTTCATATAATTGCAGAGACAGGCTACTAGATTGGCCAACTCGCTTCCATATAGCTGTGGCTACTGCTCAAGGAATTGCATATTTCCATGAGCAGTGCAGAGATCGAATAATACACTGTGACATAAAGccagaaaatattttgttagatGAGAATTTCTGTCCTAAAGTATCTGATTTTGGACTCGCTAAGTTAATGGGAAGAGAGCACTCACACGTTGTCACTATGGTCAGAGGAACTAGAGGCTATTTAGCTCCAGAGTGGGTTAGTAACCGCCCTATAACTGTAAAGGCTGATGTTTATAGCTATGGAATGCTTCTTTTAGAAATTATTGGGGGAAGGAGAAATCTTGACACATCTTTAAATGCTGAGGACTTCTTCTTCCCTGGATGGGCTTTTAAG GAGATGACCAACGGGACACCAATAAAAGTTGCAGATAGGCGACTACAAGGGGCAGCAGAAGAAGAGGAGCTTGTGCGAGCTCTGAAAGTTGCATTCTGGTGCATACAGGATGAGGTATCCACGAGACCTTCAATGGGGGAAGTGGTGAAGATGTTGGAAGGATCAATTGTTCACATCAACATGCCACCAATGCCACAGACGGTTCTGGAGTTGATTGAGGAAGGCCTGGATCAAGTATACAAAGCAATTAAGACACAGTTCAATCAGTTCAGCTCCTTCACGATCAATAGCACGATCAATAGCCATCGTTCATCTCAAGCAACATGTAGCTATTCCACAATGTCACCTAGATAG
- the LOC142618335 gene encoding G-type lectin S-receptor-like serine/threonine-protein kinase At5g24080 isoform X4: MIRSLKPTNFILSIQYYRNSPVTNNAILELDTTGNLVLIDGDTTVWMSNTSGASVEYAVMSESGNFILYSTPNYTVWQSFSHPTDTLLPNQPLTVSLELTTSNSASQGGYYTLNMLQQPNSLTLALTYNLPESFTNYSYWQAPDISNVTGDVVAVLDDAGSFGIVYGEFSDGAVYVYKNDNDIGGLSATSNMTTRSAVLRRLSLETNGNIRLYRWDDVNGSRQWVPEWAAVSNPCDIAGICGNGVCNLDRSETNASCSCFPGTSKIEGRSQCSENSLLIGKCDSQHKYSTSEFRISTVQQTNYYYSYFSVIANYNDIATVSKCGDACLSDCQCVASVYGLDDGTPYCWVLRSLDFGGFEDADSTLFVKVRSNGSNTPEGNSGGSLEGSKNAREKDLVIPIVLSMTVLIGLLCLLLYYNIHRRRALKRALESSLILSGAPLNFSYRELQTRTWNFSQLLGTGGFGNVYKGSLADGTLVAVKKLDRVLPHGEKEFITEVNTIGSMHHMNLVRLCGYCSEGSQRLLVYEFMKNGSLDKWIFPSYNCRDRLLDWPTRFHIAVATAQGIAYFHEQCRDRIIHCDIKPENILLDENFCPKVSDFGLAKLMGREHSHVVTMVRGTRGYLAPEWVSNRPITVKADVYSYGMLLLEIIGGRRNLDTSLNAEDFFFPGWAFKEMTNGTPIKVADRRLQGAAEEEELVRALKVAFWCIQDEVSTRPSMGEVVKMLEGSIVHINMPPMPQTVLELIEEGLDQVYKAIKTQFNQFSSFTINSTINSHRSSQATCSYSTMSPR; encoded by the exons ATGATCCGATCGCTTAAACCAACAAATTTCATTCTCTCAATCCAATATTATAGAAACTCTCCGGTCACCAACAACGCAATCTTGGAGCTCGACACCACCGGAAACCTTGTCCTCATTGATGGCGACACCACTGTCTGGATGTCCAACACTTCCGGTGCAAGTGTAGAATATGCAGTCATGTCAGAGTCTGGAAACTTCATCCTCTATAGCACGCCCAACTATACTGTATGGCAGAGTTTTTCACACCCAACTGACACTCTACTCCCAAATCAACCTCTCACAGTCTCATTAGAACTAACAACATCTAACTCAGCTTCACAAGGTGGCTATTACACTCTCAACATGCTTCAACAACCCAATTCACTAACCCTCGCTTTAACATACAATTTGCCTGAATCTTTCACCAATTATTCCTACTGGCAAGCACCTGATATATCAAATGTAACTGGGGATGTTGTAGCAGTCTTAGATGATGCTGGAAGCTTTGGAATTGTTTATGGGGAATTCTCGGATGGTGCTGTGTATGTGTACAAGAATGATAATGATATAGGTGGATTGTCAGCAACCTCAAATATGACAACAAGGTCAGCGGTTCTTCGAAGATTGTCACTCGAGACCAATGGAAATATACGTTTGTATAGATGGGATGATGTAAATGGCTCGCGCCAGTGGGTGCCAGAATGGGCTGCAGTTTCGAATCCATGTGATATTGCTGGAATTTGTGGCAATGGGGTATGTAATTTGGATAGAAGCGAGACCAATGCTTCTTGTTCATGTTTTCCGGGTACTTCTAAGATAGAAGGTCGTAGTCAGTGCTCGGAAAACTCCTTGTTGATTGGTAAATGTGATTCACAGCATAAATATTCAACATCCGAGTTTAGGATTTCAACGGTGCAGCAAACCAATTactattattcttatttttctgTAATAGCAAATTATAATGATATTGCCACTGTGTCAAAGTGTGGGGATGCTTGTTTATCGGATTGTCAGTGTGTTGCTTCTGTTTATGGGCTTGATGATGGGACGCCTTATTGTTGGGTGTTAAGGAGCTTGGACTTTGGTGGGTTTGAGGACGCTGACTCAACTCTCTTTGTGAAGGTTAGGTCTAATGGTTCAAACACACCAGAAGGCAATTCTGGGGGTTCTTTGGAAGggtccaagaatgcaagagagAAGGATTTGGTTATTCCAATTGTTCTCAGCATGACAGTGCTCATTGGGCTGCTTTGTTTGTTATTATACTATAACATTCATAGAAGAAGAGCTTTAAAGAGAGCATTGGAGAGCTCCTTGATCTTATCAGGTGCTCCATTGAATTTTAGCTACCGTGAGTTACAAACCCGGACATGGAATTTTAGTCAGTTGCTTGGAACAG GAGGATTTGGGAATGTATATAAGGGAAGCCTAGCAGATGGGACTTTGGTTGCAGTGAAGAAACTAGATAGGGTGTTGCCTCATGGAGAGAAGGAATTTATAACTGAGGTGAACACCATTGGCTCCATGCATCACATGAACTTGGTTCGACTCTGTGGATACTGCTCTGAGGGGTCACAACG GCTTCTAGTTTACGAGTTCATGAAAAATGGGTCCTTGGACAAATGGATCTTTCCTTCATATAATTGCAGAGACAGGCTACTAGATTGGCCAACTCGCTTCCATATAGCTGTGGCTACTGCTCAAGGAATTGCATATTTCCATGAGCAGTGCAGAGATCGAATAATACACTGTGACATAAAGccagaaaatattttgttagatGAGAATTTCTGTCCTAAAGTATCTGATTTTGGACTCGCTAAGTTAATGGGAAGAGAGCACTCACACGTTGTCACTATGGTCAGAGGAACTAGAGGCTATTTAGCTCCAGAGTGGGTTAGTAACCGCCCTATAACTGTAAAGGCTGATGTTTATAGCTATGGAATGCTTCTTTTAGAAATTATTGGGGGAAGGAGAAATCTTGACACATCTTTAAATGCTGAGGACTTCTTCTTCCCTGGATGGGCTTTTAAG GAGATGACCAACGGGACACCAATAAAAGTTGCAGATAGGCGACTACAAGGGGCAGCAGAAGAAGAGGAGCTTGTGCGAGCTCTGAAAGTTGCATTCTGGTGCATACAGGATGAGGTATCCACGAGACCTTCAATGGGGGAAGTGGTGAAGATGTTGGAAGGATCAATTGTTCACATCAACATGCCACCAATGCCACAGACGGTTCTGGAGTTGATTGAGGAAGGCCTGGATCAAGTATACAAAGCAATTAAGACACAGTTCAATCAGTTCAGCTCCTTCACGATCAATAGCACGATCAATAGCCATCGTTCATCTCAAGCAACATGTAGCTATTCCACAATGTCACCTAGATAG